A genome region from Anastrepha ludens isolate Willacy chromosome 3, idAnaLude1.1, whole genome shotgun sequence includes the following:
- the LOC128859254 gene encoding thioredoxin, mitochondrial — protein MLKIVSQGVSQRIVAGLVGSAHNNYQRLPPSATKAAQKFISQSCCCGRKVVVKDHYEFDQKVINSDNPVVVNFHAEWCDPCKILTPKMSELLDDSEEIDLATIDVDSNMDLVETFEVKAVPAVLAFRNGVVVDKFIGLVDANIIEKLINKLKPKKEL, from the exons ATGCTAAAAATTGTTTCCCAAGGAGTTTCGCAACGTATAGTCGCTGGATTGGTAGGCAGCGCTCATAATAATTACCAACGTTTGCCACCCAGCGCAACTAAAGCCGCACAGAAATTTATATCGCAATCTTGCTGCTGCGGCCGTAAAGTTGTGGTCAAGGATCACTATGAGTTTGATCAAAAG GTAATAAATAGCGACAACCCAGTTGTGGTAAACTTTCACGCAGAGTGGTGTGATCCTTGCAAAATTCTTACTCCAAAAATGAGTGAACTTCTGGATGATTCGGAGGAAATCGACTTGGCTACTATAGATGTGGATTCAAATATGGATTTGGTGGAAACATTCGAAGTAAAGGCCGTACCTGCAGTGCTTGCTTTCCGAAATGGTGTGGTTGTTGATAAATTCATTGGACTAGTAGATgcaaatattatagaaaaattaatcAACAAACTAAAACCCAAGAAAGAGCTTTAA
- the LOC128859253 gene encoding 5'-AMP-activated protein kinase catalytic subunit alpha-2 has translation MPQSRAAAAEAVTGSGPQPLVKIGHYLLGATLGTGTFGKVKIGEHQMTHHKVAVKILNRQKIKSLDVVGKIRREIQNLKLFRHPHIIKLYQVISTPTDIFMIMEYVSGGELFDYIVKHGKLQEHEARRFFQQIISGVDYCHRHMVVHRDLKPENLLLDHNLHVKIADFGLSNMMLDGEFLRTSCGSPNYAAPEVISGKLYAGPEVDIWSCGVILYALLCGTLPFDDEHVPTLFRKIKSGIFPIPEYLNKQVVNLVCQMLQVDPLKRATMEEIKKHEWFQKDLPSYLFPSSIEQDSNVIDTVAVAEVCGKFGVKEAEVHNALLSGDPHDQLAIAYHLIIDNKRFADEAAKTEINNFFVAGSPPPVTHSPSERSEPVGPVATVTGGGSTSGTSTPGGTSGAMRPHPERIAPMRERQLAMSVQASGGAAFPEKAARGTPIKRAKWHLGIRSQSKPNDIMQEVYRAMKALDYEWKIINPYHVRVRRQNLKTGKFSKMSLQLYQVDSKSYLLDFKSLTNDEVEQGDDVILESLTPPPLSVQGAMPQQPTGHHTMEFFEMCAALIIQLAR, from the exons ATGCCACAATCACGTGCTGCCGCAGCCGAGGCGGTCACGGGTAGTGGCCCTCAACCACTCGTTAAAATTGGCCACTATCTGCTGGGTGCTACGCTTGGCACGGGCACCTTTGGTAAGGTAAAGATTGGCGAGCATCAGATGACTCACCACAAAGTGGCAGTCAAGATACTAAATCGACAGAAGATTAAAAGTCTCGACGTCGTGGGAAAAATTCGCAGGGAGATACAGAATTTGAAGCTCTTTAGGCATCCGCACATCATTAAACTTTATCAG GTCATTTCCACGCCTactgatatttttatgattatGGAATACGTGAGCGGTGGCGAACTTTTCGATTATATAGTCAAGCATGGAAAGTTGCAGGAGCACGAAGCACGTCGCTTCTTCCAGCAGATAATATCCGGTGTAGACTACTGTCACCGTCACATGGTGGTACATCGCGACTTAAAGCCGGAAAATTTGTTGCTTGATCATAATTTGCATGTGAAGATCGCCGATTTCGGTTTGTCTAACATGATGTTAGATGGCGAGTTCTTGCGCACTTCCTGCGGCTCCccgaactatgctgcgcctgagGTGATTTCTGGCAAACTCTATGCTGGTCCCGAAGTAGATATATGGTCATGCGGTGTAATTCTATACGCACTGTTATGCGGCACTCTTCCATTCGATGACGAACATGTACCtacactttttcgaaaaatcaaaTCGGGTATTTTTCCAATACCAGAATATCTAAATAAGCAGGTGGTCAATTTGGTGTGTCAGATGCTGCAAGTAGATCCTTTGAAACGGGCTACAATGGAGGAGATTAAAAAGCACGAGTGGTTCCAAAAGGATTTACCTTCATACCTCTTCCCCTCATCTATTGAACAGGACTCGAACGTTATTGACACGGTTGCAGTTGCCGAGGTTTGCGGCAAGTTTGGCGTAAAAGAGGCTGAGGTGCACAATGCGCTACTCAGCGGCGATCCACACGATCAGCTGGCTATTGCTTACCATTTAATTATTGACAACAAGCGATTCGCTGACGAGGCTGCCAAAACGGAGATTAACAACTTTTTCGTCGCCGGTTCACCACCACCTGTCACTCACTCGCCTAGTGAAAGGTCGGAGCCTGTTGGGCCGGTAGCCACAGTCACAGGTGGAGGCTCAACTTCGGGCACATCGACACCCGGCGGCACTAGCGGCGCTATGCGTCCTCATCCCGAACGCATTGCACCGATGCGCGAACGTCAACTTGCCATGTCGGTACAGGCATCGGGCGGTGCTGCATTCCCCGAGAAAGCAGCACGCGGTACTCCCATTAAGCGCGCTAAATGGCATTTGGGAATACGATCGCAGAGTAAGCCCAACGATATTATGCAGGAAGTGTATCGTGCCATGAAGGCTCTTGATTATGAATGGAAGATCATAAATCCGTATCATGTGCGTGTGCGTCGCCAAAATCTTAAGACAGGCAAGTTCTCCAAGATGTCGCTTCAGCTATATCAAGTGGATTCCAAGAGTTACTTGTTAGATTTTAAGTCTCTAACTAACGATGAAGTCGAGCAGGGAGATGATGTTATATTGGAGAGTTTGACACCACCGCCACTAAGTGTACAGGGTGCCATGCCGCAGCAGCCCACAGGGCACCACACAATGGAATTCTTCGAGATGTGCGCCGCTTTGATCATACAACTGGCACGTTAA